The following are from one region of the Cyanobium sp. ATX 6F1 genome:
- the aroC gene encoding chorismate synthase, whose protein sequence is MGSSFGQLFRISTFGESHGGGVGVIVDGCPPRLELDLGAIQAELDRRKPGQSKITTPRKEDDRVEILSGVLDGVTLGTPIALMVRNKDQRPGDYREMQIAFRPSHADATYQAKYGIQASSGGGRASARETIGRVAAGAIARQLLAKAHGTEVIAWVQRIHTIEAAIDAAAVSREAVEATIVRCPDAAVADQMIERIEAIGREGDSCGGVIECVVRRPPVGLGMPVFDKLEADLAKALMSLPATKGFEIGSGFGGTLLKGSEHNDAFLPSDDGRLHTASNNSGGIQGGISNGEEIRLRVGFKPTATIRKAQQTINAAGEAMTLEARGRHDPCVLPRAVPMVEAMVALVLADHLLRQQGQCSLW, encoded by the coding sequence ATGGGCAGCAGCTTCGGGCAGCTCTTTCGCATCAGCACCTTCGGTGAATCCCACGGCGGCGGTGTCGGTGTGATCGTCGATGGCTGCCCGCCCCGGCTGGAACTCGATCTCGGCGCCATCCAGGCCGAACTCGATCGCCGCAAACCCGGCCAGAGCAAGATCACCACCCCCCGCAAGGAGGACGACCGCGTCGAGATCCTCAGCGGTGTGCTGGACGGGGTCACCCTGGGCACGCCGATCGCCCTGATGGTGCGCAACAAGGACCAGCGCCCTGGCGACTACAGGGAGATGCAGATCGCCTTCCGGCCCTCCCATGCCGATGCCACCTACCAGGCCAAGTACGGCATTCAGGCCAGCAGCGGCGGCGGCCGCGCCTCGGCCCGGGAAACGATTGGACGCGTCGCCGCCGGCGCCATCGCCCGCCAGCTCCTGGCCAAAGCCCATGGCACGGAGGTGATCGCCTGGGTGCAGCGCATCCACACCATCGAGGCGGCGATCGACGCCGCTGCCGTGAGCCGCGAGGCGGTGGAGGCCACGATTGTGCGCTGCCCTGATGCCGCCGTGGCCGATCAGATGATCGAGCGCATCGAGGCGATCGGCCGGGAAGGCGACTCCTGCGGCGGCGTGATCGAATGCGTGGTCCGGCGGCCCCCGGTGGGTCTGGGCATGCCGGTGTTCGACAAGCTCGAGGCCGACCTGGCCAAGGCGTTGATGTCGCTGCCGGCCACCAAGGGGTTTGAGATCGGCTCGGGTTTCGGCGGCACCCTGCTCAAGGGCAGTGAACACAACGATGCCTTCCTGCCCAGCGACGACGGCCGCCTGCACACCGCCAGCAACAACTCCGGCGGCATCCAGGGGGGCATCAGCAACGGCGAGGAGATCCGCCTGCGGGTGGGCTTCAAACCCACGGCCACGATTCGCAAGGCCCAGCAAACGATCAATGCCGCCGGTGAAGCGATGACGCTCGAAGCCAGGGGACGCCACGATCCCTGTGTTCTGCCTCGAGCGGTGCCGATGGTGGAGGCGATGGTGGCCCTGGTGTTGGCGGACCACCTGCTGAGGCAGCAGGGTCAGTGCAGTCTCTGGTGA
- a CDS encoding bifunctional 4-hydroxy-2-oxoglutarate aldolase/2-dehydro-3-deoxy-phosphogluconate aldolase: MSTSESAPLLSSLRSQPLLAVLRSPQPLALVDRVAQLNGLGLRHVEIAFSAHPAWAEQCRELQLRFPQVLFGAASVRSAEALASVAEAGLGYAMAPVLEPTLIEQAGDLGILLVPGVMTPTEVHQAITLGCALVKLFPAASVGATYWRSLLGPMGPLPFCIAAGGLRVVDVPEWLRQGVDAVALGQGLFADPLDGAAQEPLLDPRLGELMRGLEEGQKPPRGEKISR, encoded by the coding sequence CTGAGTACGTCTGAGTCGGCACCGCTGCTGAGCTCCCTGCGGAGTCAGCCCCTGCTGGCGGTACTGCGCTCACCACAGCCCCTCGCGCTCGTGGACCGGGTGGCCCAGCTCAATGGGCTGGGCCTGCGCCATGTGGAGATCGCCTTCAGCGCCCACCCGGCCTGGGCCGAGCAATGCCGTGAACTGCAGTTGCGCTTTCCGCAGGTGCTGTTCGGTGCGGCCTCCGTGCGCTCAGCAGAGGCCCTGGCCAGCGTCGCCGAAGCCGGCCTTGGCTATGCCATGGCTCCTGTGCTCGAGCCGACGCTGATCGAGCAGGCCGGGGATCTCGGCATCCTCCTGGTGCCCGGGGTGATGACCCCCACCGAGGTGCACCAGGCGATCACCCTGGGCTGCGCCCTGGTCAAGCTGTTCCCCGCCGCCAGCGTTGGAGCCACCTACTGGCGATCACTCCTGGGGCCGATGGGGCCGTTGCCGTTCTGCATCGCTGCCGGTGGCCTGAGGGTCGTCGACGTGCCGGAGTGGTTGCGGCAAGGGGTGGATGCGGTCGCCCTTGGTCAGGGTCTCTTTGCCGATCCCCTGGATGGCGCGGCCCAGGAGCCGTTGCTCGATCCCCGCCTGGGCGAACTGATGCGGGGGCTTGAGGAGGGCCAGAAGCCTCCCAGGGGGGAGAAGATTTCACGCTGA
- the ftsH3 gene encoding ATP-dependent zinc metalloprotease FtsH3, protein MKKRWRNAGLYVLLAVVMIAIGTAFLDRPDPATAPRVLRYSDFVEAVTDNQIARVLISPDRGTAQVVENGGQRAVVNLAPDKDLLKLLTDHNVDIAVQPNREPAAWQQAVGSLLFPLLLLGGLFFLLRRAQGGGGNPAMSFGKSKARVQMEPQTQVTFGDVAGIEGAKLELTEVVDFLKNPDRFTAVGAKIPKGVLLVGPPGTGKTLLAKAVAGEAGVPFFSISGSEFVEMFVGVGASRVRDLFEQAKKNAPCIVFIDEIDAVGRQRGAGLGGGNDEREQTLNQLLTEMDGFEGNNGIIIVAATNRPDVLDSALLRPGRFDRQVVVDRPDFAGRLQILGVHARGKTMAKDVDLERVARRTPGFTGADLSNLLNEAAILAARRQLTEISMDEVNDAIERVMAGPEKKDRVMSEKRKRLVAYHESGHALVGALMPDYDPVQKISIIPRGQAGGLTFFTPSEERMESGLYSRSYLQNQMAVALGGRVAEELIYGEDEVTTGASNDLQQVARVARQMVTRFGMSDRLGPVALGRTQGGMFLGRDIAAERDFSEDTAAAIDDEVSVLVAQAYKRAREVLSNNLPVLDELADLLVEKETVDAEELQELLINRDVKVAEYV, encoded by the coding sequence GTGAAGAAGCGGTGGCGCAATGCCGGTCTGTATGTGCTGCTGGCGGTCGTGATGATCGCCATCGGCACGGCCTTCCTGGACCGGCCCGATCCAGCCACCGCCCCGCGCGTGCTGCGGTACAGCGACTTCGTCGAGGCGGTCACCGACAACCAGATCGCCCGGGTGCTGATCTCTCCGGATCGGGGCACCGCCCAGGTGGTGGAGAACGGCGGCCAGCGGGCCGTGGTCAACCTGGCCCCCGACAAAGACCTGCTCAAGCTGCTCACCGACCACAACGTCGACATCGCCGTGCAACCCAACCGCGAGCCGGCGGCCTGGCAGCAGGCCGTGGGCAGCCTGCTGTTCCCGTTGCTGTTGCTGGGGGGCTTGTTCTTCCTGCTGCGCCGGGCCCAGGGGGGCGGCGGCAACCCGGCGATGAGCTTCGGCAAGAGCAAGGCACGGGTGCAGATGGAACCTCAGACCCAGGTCACCTTCGGTGATGTGGCCGGCATCGAGGGGGCCAAGCTTGAGCTCACGGAGGTGGTCGATTTCCTCAAGAACCCCGACCGCTTCACCGCCGTCGGGGCCAAGATTCCCAAGGGTGTGCTGCTAGTGGGCCCCCCCGGCACCGGTAAGACTCTGCTGGCCAAGGCGGTGGCCGGCGAGGCGGGGGTTCCCTTCTTCTCCATCTCTGGGTCTGAGTTCGTGGAGATGTTCGTGGGTGTGGGTGCCAGCCGCGTGCGCGATCTGTTCGAGCAGGCCAAGAAGAACGCCCCCTGCATCGTCTTCATCGATGAGATTGACGCCGTCGGTCGTCAGCGGGGCGCGGGCCTGGGTGGCGGCAACGACGAACGGGAGCAGACCCTCAACCAGCTGCTCACCGAGATGGATGGCTTCGAGGGCAACAACGGCATCATCATCGTGGCGGCCACGAACCGCCCGGATGTGCTCGATTCGGCTCTCCTGCGGCCCGGGCGCTTTGACCGTCAGGTGGTGGTCGACCGGCCCGATTTCGCCGGACGCCTCCAGATTCTCGGCGTTCACGCCAGGGGCAAGACCATGGCCAAGGATGTCGACCTCGAGCGGGTCGCCCGCCGCACCCCCGGCTTCACCGGCGCTGACCTCTCCAACCTGCTCAATGAGGCGGCGATCCTGGCCGCCCGCCGCCAGCTCACCGAGATCTCCATGGATGAGGTCAACGACGCCATCGAGCGGGTGATGGCGGGTCCCGAGAAGAAGGACCGGGTGATGAGCGAGAAGCGCAAGCGGCTGGTGGCCTACCACGAGTCGGGCCATGCCCTGGTGGGGGCCCTGATGCCTGACTACGACCCGGTTCAGAAGATCAGCATCATTCCCCGTGGTCAGGCCGGCGGCCTCACCTTCTTCACCCCCAGCGAGGAGCGGATGGAATCCGGCCTCTACTCACGCTCCTATCTGCAGAACCAGATGGCCGTGGCCCTCGGCGGCCGGGTCGCCGAGGAGCTGATCTACGGCGAGGACGAGGTCACCACCGGTGCCTCCAACGACCTGCAGCAGGTGGCCCGGGTGGCCCGCCAGATGGTCACCCGCTTCGGCATGAGTGACCGCCTCGGCCCGGTGGCCCTGGGCCGCACCCAGGGGGGTATGTTCCTCGGCCGCGACATCGCCGCCGAGCGTGACTTCTCCGAGGACACCGCCGCTGCGATCGACGATGAGGTGTCCGTGCTGGTGGCCCAGGCCTACAAGCGCGCCAGGGAGGTGCTCTCGAACAATCTGCCGGTGCTTGACGAACTCGCTGATCTGTTGGTGGAGAAGGAAACGGTGGATGCAGAAGAGCTTCAGGAGCTGCTGATCAACCGAGACGTGAAGGTGGCTGAGTACGTCTGA
- the sat gene encoding sulfate adenylyltransferase: MIATASPGRSHDLIAPHGGVLVDLRLPDDRWEELRAGVDHTLECSDRNACDVELLLVGGFSPLGGFMHQEDYESVVEQHRTSSGLLFGLPIVMDTNDARLGVGDRLLLTYRGQDLAVMTVESRWEPDKPAEALGCYGTTSIEHPAVRMIMAERGRYYLGGSLQGLELPKRVFPCRTPAEVRATLPPGEDVVAFQCRNPIHRAHYELFTRALHASNVSADAVVLVHPTCGPTQGDDIAGEVRFQTYERLAAEVANPRIRWAYLPYSMHMAGPREALQHMIIRKNYGCSHFIIGRDMAGCKSSISGQDFYGPYQAQDFARDHAPELGMETVPSLNLVYTEEEGYVTAEHAEARGLHVKNLSGTQFRKLLRSGEAIPEWFAFRSVVEVLRAA, translated from the coding sequence ATGATCGCCACCGCCAGCCCAGGCCGCTCCCACGATTTGATCGCCCCCCACGGCGGTGTGCTGGTTGACCTGCGCTTGCCGGACGACCGTTGGGAGGAGCTCAGGGCGGGGGTGGATCACACCCTCGAGTGCTCCGACCGCAACGCCTGCGATGTGGAACTGCTGCTGGTGGGTGGCTTCTCGCCCCTGGGCGGCTTCATGCACCAGGAAGACTATGAATCGGTGGTCGAGCAGCACCGCACCAGCTCGGGCCTGCTGTTCGGCCTGCCGATCGTGATGGACACCAACGACGCCCGCCTCGGCGTCGGCGATCGCTTGTTGCTCACCTACCGGGGCCAGGACCTGGCGGTGATGACCGTCGAGAGCCGCTGGGAGCCTGACAAGCCCGCCGAGGCGCTGGGCTGCTACGGCACCACCTCGATCGAGCACCCGGCGGTGCGCATGATCATGGCCGAACGCGGCCGCTACTACCTGGGCGGATCGCTCCAGGGGCTTGAGCTGCCCAAGCGCGTCTTCCCCTGCCGCACCCCCGCCGAGGTGCGCGCCACCCTGCCTCCGGGGGAAGACGTGGTGGCCTTCCAGTGCCGCAATCCGATCCACCGCGCCCACTACGAGCTGTTCACCCGCGCCTTGCACGCCAGCAACGTCAGCGCCGATGCGGTGGTGCTGGTGCACCCCACCTGCGGCCCCACCCAGGGGGATGACATCGCCGGTGAGGTGCGTTTTCAGACCTACGAGCGCCTGGCGGCAGAGGTGGCCAATCCGCGCATCCGCTGGGCCTACCTGCCCTACTCGATGCACATGGCCGGGCCGCGGGAGGCGCTCCAGCACATGATCATCCGCAAGAACTACGGCTGCAGCCACTTCATCATTGGCCGCGACATGGCCGGCTGCAAATCCTCGATCAGCGGCCAGGATTTCTACGGCCCCTACCAGGCCCAGGATTTTGCCCGCGACCACGCCCCCGAACTGGGCATGGAGACGGTGCCGTCCTTGAACCTGGTGTACACGGAGGAGGAGGGCTATGTCACCGCCGAGCACGCCGAGGCCCGGGGGTTGCATGTGAAGAATCTGAGCGGGACCCAGTTCCGAAAGCTGCTGCGCAGCGGTGAAGCGATTCCGGAATGGTTCGCCTTCCGTAGCGTGGTGGAGGTGCTGCGGGCCGCCTGA
- a CDS encoding photosystem II manganese-stabilizing polypeptide, translated as MRFRPLLALALALCLTLVTACGGGAKAVERANVTYDDIVNTGKANDCPTLPDSARGSIPLTSGSRYQLREICLHPTEVFVKGEPANKRQEAKFVAGRILTRFTSSLDQVYGDLSVNADTLSFKELGGIDFQPITVLLPGGEEVTFTFSSKELVAEAQGSALSTSTDFSGPFRAPSYRTSNFLDPKGRGLTTGVEYAQGLVPAGDEFRSESIKRYVDGTGTMEFSITKVDPATGEFAGVFTAVQPSDTDMGTKKAVDVKITGQLYGRLEQG; from the coding sequence ATGCGTTTCCGTCCCTTGCTGGCCCTCGCGCTGGCGCTCTGTCTCACCCTGGTCACCGCCTGTGGCGGGGGTGCCAAGGCCGTCGAACGGGCCAACGTCACCTACGACGACATCGTGAACACCGGTAAGGCCAATGATTGCCCGACCCTTCCCGATTCCGCTCGCGGTTCCATCCCCCTCACGTCCGGCAGCCGTTATCAGCTGCGGGAAATCTGCCTCCATCCCACCGAGGTGTTCGTCAAGGGCGAACCGGCCAACAAGCGCCAGGAAGCCAAGTTCGTGGCCGGCCGGATCCTCACCCGCTTCACCTCCAGCCTCGATCAGGTCTATGGCGACCTGAGCGTCAACGCCGACACGCTCTCCTTCAAGGAGCTCGGTGGGATCGACTTCCAGCCGATCACCGTGCTGCTCCCCGGCGGCGAAGAAGTGACCTTCACCTTCTCGAGTAAGGAGCTTGTCGCTGAGGCCCAGGGCTCTGCCCTGAGCACCAGCACGGATTTCTCGGGGCCCTTCCGTGCCCCCAGCTACCGCACGAGCAACTTCCTTGATCCCAAGGGCCGTGGTTTGACCACCGGTGTCGAGTACGCCCAGGGCCTGGTTCCCGCCGGGGATGAGTTCAGAAGCGAGAGCATCAAGCGCTATGTCGATGGCACCGGCACCATGGAGTTCTCGATCACCAAGGTCGACCCGGCCACGGGTGAGTTTGCGGGCGTGTTCACCGCGGTTCAGCCCTCTGACACCGACATGGGCACCAAGAAGGCCGTCGATGTGAAGATCACCGGCCAGCTCTATGGCCGCCTCGAGCAGGGCTGA
- the coaBC gene encoding bifunctional phosphopantothenoylcysteine decarboxylase/phosphopantothenate--cysteine ligase CoaBC, translated as MRSEAEGPIPPPADPLAGRRILVAITGSIAAVKLPLVVSALAQRGAVVRCVLTPSAERLVSPVALASLSRQPVLLDADQWSHRAPRPLHIELAEWAELILLAPLSATSLARWVHGLGDTLLASVLLAAEAPVLAAAAMNTAMWGAPAVGANWQALQGFDRVLPLGPQAGLLACDRRGEGRMAEPEALLLALESLAVWGWRRDWCGRRLLVTAGPTREHLDPARCLTNPSTGRMGVLLAQAARLRGAEVDLVHGPLAVEPAWLDGLVCHRVDSAAQLQERLHQLQPGADAIAMAAAVADHRPAQPLAEKMDKGSLAAALAQGWQEVPDLLIELVARRPAGQRLLGFAAQSGDLLSQAREKYLRKGCDLLFANPIDRPGAGFGSAFNQGWLLGPGGREQAIEPATKLAVAHRLLSALGALLPA; from the coding sequence ATGAGGAGTGAGGCCGAAGGCCCCATCCCGCCACCGGCCGACCCCCTCGCCGGTCGGCGCATCCTGGTGGCGATCACCGGCAGCATCGCGGCGGTGAAACTGCCCTTGGTGGTCAGTGCCCTGGCCCAGCGCGGGGCCGTGGTGCGCTGCGTGCTCACCCCCAGCGCCGAGCGGCTGGTGAGCCCGGTGGCCCTGGCCAGCCTCAGCCGCCAGCCGGTGCTGCTGGACGCGGATCAATGGAGCCACCGGGCGCCGCGGCCGCTGCACATCGAACTGGCGGAGTGGGCCGAGCTGATCCTGCTGGCGCCCCTGAGTGCCACCAGCCTCGCTCGCTGGGTTCATGGCCTCGGAGACACCCTGCTGGCCAGTGTGTTGCTGGCGGCCGAAGCCCCGGTGCTGGCCGCCGCCGCGATGAATACCGCCATGTGGGGCGCCCCCGCGGTGGGGGCCAACTGGCAGGCGCTGCAGGGATTCGATCGGGTGCTGCCCCTGGGGCCCCAGGCCGGCCTGCTGGCCTGTGATCGCCGCGGAGAGGGCCGTATGGCCGAACCCGAGGCGCTGCTGCTGGCCCTGGAATCATTGGCGGTCTGGGGCTGGCGCCGCGACTGGTGCGGCCGGCGCCTGCTGGTGACGGCCGGACCCACCCGGGAGCATCTGGACCCCGCCCGCTGCCTCACCAACCCCAGCACCGGGCGCATGGGGGTGCTGCTGGCCCAGGCCGCTCGCCTGCGGGGGGCCGAGGTGGATCTGGTCCATGGCCCCCTGGCTGTGGAGCCCGCCTGGCTCGATGGATTGGTCTGCCATCGGGTGGACTCAGCGGCCCAGCTGCAGGAGCGCCTGCACCAGCTGCAGCCGGGGGCCGATGCGATCGCCATGGCCGCCGCCGTGGCGGACCACCGGCCCGCCCAGCCCCTGGCTGAAAAGATGGATAAGGGATCCCTGGCGGCGGCCCTGGCCCAGGGCTGGCAGGAGGTGCCCGATCTGCTGATCGAACTGGTGGCCCGGCGCCCGGCTGGTCAGCGGCTGTTGGGATTTGCCGCCCAGAGCGGTGATCTGCTCTCCCAGGCGCGGGAGAAATACCTCCGCAAGGGCTGCGATCTGCTCTTCGCCAATCCGATCGATCGCCCCGGTGCCGGCTTCGGCTCCGCCTTCAACCAGGGCTGGCTGCTGGGTCCAGGCGGGCGGGAGCAGGCGATCGAACCGGCCACCAAGCTGGCGGTGGCCCACCGGCTGCTCTCGGCCCTGGGGGCGCTGCTGCCGGCCTGA
- a CDS encoding DUF2555 domain-containing protein, whose amino-acid sequence MDPTADSSVQITPELLEAFDEAATAELAQRLDEDDYPTPFGALQDWHLMRALAIHRPELARPYVHLVDQEPFDEE is encoded by the coding sequence GTGGACCCCACTGCCGACTCCTCGGTCCAGATCACCCCTGAGCTCCTGGAGGCGTTCGACGAAGCGGCCACAGCTGAGTTGGCTCAACGTCTTGATGAGGACGACTACCCCACCCCGTTCGGAGCGCTCCAGGACTGGCACCTGATGCGGGCGCTGGCGATCCATCGCCCGGAGCTGGCCCGGCCCTACGTCCACCTGGTGGACCAGGAACCCTTCGATGAGGAGTGA
- a CDS encoding PCP reductase family protein — translation MPWTPEAEIKLKEIPFFVRPAVRRRIEALAGDAGLELIYVSFYESAKRQFGQK, via the coding sequence ATGCCGTGGACCCCCGAAGCGGAAATCAAGCTCAAGGAGATCCCCTTCTTCGTCCGTCCGGCGGTTCGCCGGCGCATCGAGGCCCTCGCCGGCGACGCCGGCCTGGAGCTGATTTACGTCAGCTTTTACGAATCAGCCAAGCGTCAGTTCGGCCAGAAGTGA
- a CDS encoding DUF565 domain-containing protein: protein MVRAQQTRLHLSLARSGQRLQRWAQNPWRRASLLLIVLLSAFACGNAVATITGALALLDPVAALVSVVLVESAIRLRRPLLQAGGDPLTLQLLDMARIGLLYGLLLEGFKLL, encoded by the coding sequence GTGGTTCGAGCGCAGCAGACCCGATTGCACCTGAGCCTGGCCCGATCGGGCCAACGGCTGCAGCGCTGGGCTCAGAACCCCTGGCGGCGTGCCTCTCTGCTGCTGATCGTGCTGCTGAGCGCCTTCGCCTGCGGCAATGCCGTTGCCACGATCACCGGAGCCCTGGCCCTGCTCGATCCCGTGGCGGCCCTGGTGTCTGTGGTCCTGGTGGAGTCTGCCATCCGCCTGCGTCGGCCCCTGCTGCAGGCGGGAGGAGATCCCCTCACTCTGCAACTGCTTGACATGGCCCGGATCGGCCTGCTTTACGGGCTGCTACTGGAGGGCTTCAAGCTGCTCTGA
- a CDS encoding aspartate carbamoyltransferase catalytic subunit: MSRWSHRHVLDLAAFSRDDFATVLELAQRFRNLPSSGSRRLPALQGRLVVSLFFEASTRTRSSFELAARRLSADVQSFAPASSSLSKGESLLDTARTYVAMGADVLVVRHRCAHVPASLARALEASGERVAVLNGGDGLHSHPSQGLLDLFTLARHFAPDEPTLEALSGRRIVIVGDVLHSRVARSNLWALTACGAEVVLCGPATLLPESFAAFVEAPPPGQAEDPVSGRGRVRIERELERALEGADAVMTLRLQKERMHQHLLTSLDTYHRQFGLDHARLARLRPSVPVLHPGPVNRGVELSGALLEDPERSLVEEQVRNGIPVRMALLYLLAAADQESSREPR; encoded by the coding sequence ATGAGCCGCTGGAGCCACCGCCATGTGCTCGATCTGGCGGCGTTCAGCCGAGACGATTTCGCCACCGTGCTGGAGCTGGCCCAGCGCTTCCGCAACCTGCCGAGCAGCGGCTCCCGCCGGCTGCCGGCCCTGCAGGGGCGTCTGGTGGTGTCCCTGTTTTTCGAAGCCAGCACCCGCACCCGCAGCAGCTTCGAGCTGGCGGCCCGGCGCCTCTCCGCCGATGTGCAGAGTTTCGCTCCCGCCTCCAGCTCCCTCAGCAAGGGGGAGAGCCTGCTGGACACCGCCCGCACCTATGTGGCGATGGGGGCCGATGTGCTCGTGGTCCGCCATCGCTGCGCCCATGTGCCCGCCAGCCTGGCCCGGGCCCTGGAGGCCAGCGGCGAGCGGGTGGCGGTGCTCAACGGCGGCGACGGACTCCACAGCCACCCCAGCCAGGGGTTGCTGGATCTGTTCACCCTGGCGCGTCACTTCGCCCCTGACGAGCCCACCCTTGAGGCCCTCTCGGGTCGCCGGATCGTGATCGTGGGGGACGTGCTCCATTCCCGCGTCGCCCGCTCCAACCTCTGGGCGCTGACGGCCTGCGGCGCCGAAGTGGTGCTCTGTGGTCCGGCCACCCTGCTGCCGGAGTCCTTCGCCGCCTTCGTCGAGGCGCCGCCGCCCGGTCAGGCCGAGGATCCGGTGAGCGGCCGCGGTCGGGTGCGGATCGAGCGTGAGCTGGAGAGGGCCTTGGAGGGAGCTGATGCGGTGATGACCCTCCGCCTGCAGAAGGAGCGCATGCACCAGCACCTGCTCACCAGCCTGGACACGTACCACCGCCAGTTTGGGCTCGACCATGCCCGCCTGGCACGCCTGCGTCCGTCGGTGCCGGTGCTGCACCCTGGGCCTGTGAACCGGGGCGTGGAACTCAGTGGCGCCCTGCTGGAAGACCCCGAGCGCAGCCTGGTGGAGGAGCAGGTGCGCAATGGCATCCCGGTCCGCATGGCCCTGCTCTATCTGCTTGCCGCCGCCGATCAGGAGAGCAGCAGGGAACCGCGCTGA
- a CDS encoding DNA-3-methyladenine glycosylase — protein sequence MSRSIPAAAEQALPLAFFERAAEQVAPELVGCLLVRRLATGDHCWGVVVETEAYDQSEPGCHGHRRRSPGNETLFGAPARFYVYVSYGIHHCVNVVTAHSDWASGVLLRAIALPEGGERRAAGPGLLARWFGFDRSHDGLPATLASGLWLAPRTAGLPQPLDLVQTTRIGVSRGQELPWRWYLRASRSVSRRAPGDRPPAPSQAWSVQGAMNP from the coding sequence GTGAGTCGTTCCATCCCCGCCGCTGCTGAACAGGCGCTGCCGCTGGCCTTCTTCGAGCGTGCCGCCGAGCAGGTGGCGCCCGAGCTGGTGGGCTGCCTGCTGGTGCGCCGGCTCGCCACTGGTGACCATTGCTGGGGTGTGGTGGTGGAAACCGAGGCCTATGACCAGAGCGAACCGGGCTGCCACGGCCACCGTCGCCGCTCACCAGGCAATGAGACGCTGTTCGGAGCGCCCGCCCGCTTCTACGTTTACGTGAGTTACGGGATCCATCACTGCGTGAACGTGGTGACCGCCCACAGCGACTGGGCCAGCGGCGTTCTGCTGCGGGCCATTGCCCTGCCGGAGGGGGGTGAGCGCCGCGCCGCAGGCCCCGGTCTGCTGGCGCGCTGGTTCGGCTTCGATCGCTCCCATGACGGGCTGCCGGCCACGCTGGCCAGTGGCCTCTGGCTGGCCCCCCGCACCGCAGGGTTGCCGCAGCCCCTGGATCTGGTGCAGACCACGCGGATCGGGGTCTCCCGGGGCCAGGAGTTGCCCTGGCGCTGGTACCTGCGGGCGAGCCGGAGTGTCAGTCGCCGCGCTCCGGGGGATCGTCCCCCAGCCCCCTCCCAGGCCTGGAGTGTTCAGGGGGCCATGAACCCATGA
- a CDS encoding DUF6165 family protein yields MGAPDPALITIPVSIGELIDKITILEIKAERLGGAGKTNVERELALLNATLAASGLAIDPALLGALKAVNLELWRIEDEIREQERRQDFGDAFIALARAVYVTNDRRAALKRQLNERHGSALIEEKSYRPY; encoded by the coding sequence ATGGGAGCTCCTGATCCCGCCCTGATCACGATTCCCGTCTCCATCGGCGAACTGATCGACAAGATCACGATCCTGGAGATCAAGGCCGAGCGTCTCGGTGGGGCGGGGAAAACCAATGTGGAGCGGGAACTGGCGCTGCTGAACGCCACCCTGGCCGCCAGTGGCCTGGCGATCGATCCGGCCTTGCTTGGGGCGCTCAAGGCGGTGAACCTGGAGCTCTGGAGGATCGAAGACGAGATCCGTGAGCAGGAACGCCGGCAGGATTTCGGTGACGCCTTCATCGCCCTGGCCCGTGCCGTGTATGTCACCAACGACCGGCGGGCGGCACTGAAGCGGCAGCTCAACGAGCGCCATGGTTCAGCCCTGATCGAGGAGAAGTCGTACCGCCCCTACTGA
- a CDS encoding DUF6679 family protein, giving the protein MLHRKLHRFCCEKRPVWVFLRDQQRWIEKALVVELEGDLVTLRYDAEEDDELHSWEESVRLDSIGAVSTRLAFFSRTALAEDLETAEDCPESEQLRSQG; this is encoded by the coding sequence ATGCTTCACCGCAAGCTCCATCGCTTCTGCTGCGAGAAGCGCCCGGTGTGGGTGTTCCTGCGGGACCAGCAGCGCTGGATTGAAAAGGCCCTCGTCGTCGAGCTCGAAGGGGACCTGGTCACCCTGCGCTACGACGCCGAGGAGGACGACGAGCTGCACAGCTGGGAGGAAAGCGTGCGGCTTGATTCGATCGGTGCCGTGAGCACCCGGCTGGCCTTCTTCAGCCGCACGGCCCTGGCCGAGGATCTGGAGACGGCCGAAGACTGCCCGGAATCAGAGCAGCTGCGCAGCCAGGGCTGA